DNA sequence from the Halorussus limi genome:
GATGGTCACGGCGAAGACGATGGGCGTCCCGGCGAGCGCGGCCCCGACCGCGGGGAAGATGTCGGCGTAAATCGGCACGACCGGCCCGGCGTCGGTGGCGAGGATGAGTTCGTTGAACACCGCGGCGGTCCAGATGAGCAGTCCCGTGGTCATCCCGGCGAGCGCGCCCGGACGGTTGGCGTTCTCCCACCAGAGACCGAGGAAGAACATCGGGAACAGCACGAGGCCCGCCAGCGAGAACGCGAGCGCGACCAGTTCGCCGACCAGCGCGGGCGGGTTGAGCGCGGTGAGCGTCACGATAGCGCCCAGCACGACGATGGTCGCGCGACCGATGAGGAGTTGCTGGCGCTGGGTCGCGTCGGAGTTGATGATGTTCGTGTAGATGTCGTGGGCGGCCGCCGACGACGCGGCGATGAACAGGCCCGCAGTCGTGGCGATGGCCGCGGCGATGCCGCCCGCCGCGACGAGGCCGACGAACCACGTCGGGAGGTTCGCCAGTTGCGAGGCCAGCACGACGATGACGTCGCCTTCCGCGCCGCTCATGCCGCTCGCGCCGTACACGTCGCCGACCTTCTTCGCGTAGAGGTCGGTACCGAACGCCGCGAACGCCGGGGCGCTCAGGTAGAGCAGGCAGATGAAGAACAGGCCCCAGACGGTGGACCAGCGCGCGGTCCGCTCGCTCTCGACCGTGTAGAACCGGACCAGCACGTGGGGAAGCCCGCAGGTGCCGACGATGAGCGAGAACGCCGTGGCGACCCAGAGGTAGAAGCCGCCGTTCGTGAACGGCTGGGTGAACTCGGTGTTGAGTTGGCTCAGGAGCGCGCCGTACTCGACCTGCGGCAGGAACGTCGAGTAGCCCTGCGTCCAACCGACCGCGTACAGTCCCGCGAGGAACGCCACGATGAGGATGACGTACTGGACGGCCATGTTCTTGGTCGCGCCCAGCATCCCCGACAGCGCGAGGTAGCCGACCGTGATGCCCATCATCAGGACGACCATGGTGGTGTAGTCGCCGCCGAAGACGTAGATGCCGACCAGTCCCATCCCGCGGGCCTGTCCGACCGAGTAGACGAACCCGATGAGGATGGTCGTCAGCGCGGCGATGGCTCGCGCGGTGTCGGAGTCGAACCGGTCGCCCACGAAGTCGGGCGCGGTGTACTTCCCGAACCGGCGCATCTGGGCCGCGAGGAAGATGAGCAGGATGAAGTAGCCCGTCGACCAGCCGACGACGAACGCCAGCCCGTAGTAGCCCGACAGCGCGATGAGCGCGGCCATCCCCAGATAGGACGCGGCCGACATCCAGTTGGCCCCGATGGCCATCCCGTTCTCGACGTTCCCGATGGAGCGCCCGGCGACCCAGAGGTCCTCGGTGTCGGCCACGCGGAAGGCGTAGCCGATGCCGAGGAACAGCAGCAGCATCGCGGAGACCATGATGGCCGGAATCAGCTTGAACGAGGCGTTGAGCGCGTCCGGCAGGAGGTCCAGCGGCGTCAGCATCATCGTTCGGTCCCTCCGTCGGCCGCGGCGGGTTCGGCGTCAGCACTCGTCGCCCCGGACGAGTGGTCGATGCCGTACTTCTCGTCCAGCGCGTCGCGCTTGCGAGCGTAGACGAACGACAGCACGAGCGCGCCCAGCGGCGCCCCCATCGAGGTCAGCAGGTAGTGGAGCGGGAACCCGCCCACCGTGGTGCTCGTCATGAAGTCGGTGGCGAGGTAGGTCGCCGTCACGGGGCCGAAGACGAACACCGCCCACGCGGCGAACATCGTCCAGACGATTCTGAGGTGGTCGCGCATGAACGGTGTCGAGGGTTTGAAGATGTTGACCCGCGCGTCGAGGTAGTCGGTGTCGGCGGTTCGGCCCCCGGTCGCGACGCCGCCGTCGGTCCGCTTCGCTCCCCGACGGGGTTCGCCCGGTTCGGACTCGCCGCCGCCGGTCTCGACCGCGGTGTTCGATTCGTCTCCCCGCGAGGCGTCGTCGGACTCCCGCGAGGGATTCTCTGACTTCCGTGAGTTATTATCTGACATAGTTCGTCGTGTGAGTTTGTCTGGCATACAGTTCGTCGCGCGTTCGTCCGTGTTCGGTTTCGAACGTCGAAGGATGGGGTCGCTCTCAGTCGTCGGCGACCTTCGTCTCTATCTCGCGGACGACTTCGGGGTTGCGGAGCGTCGAAGTGTCGCCGAGGTCCTCACCGTTGGCGACGTCCTCCAGCAGTCGACGCATGATTTTGCCCGAGCGAGTCTTGGGGAGTTCGGGAGTGAACACGACCTGTTCGGGACGCGCGATGGGACCGATGGCGTCCTCGACGCCTTCGACGATTCGGTCGCGCATCTCCTCGTCCTCGCCGTAGCCGTCTTCGGTGATGACGTAGGCGTACACCGCCTCGCCCTTCATCTCGTGGTCGCCGCCGACGACGGCGGCCTCGGCGACGCCTTCGACGCCGACGATTGCGCTCTCGATTTCCATCGTGCCGAGGCGGTGGCCCGAGACGTTCAGCACGTCGTCCACGCGACCCAA
Encoded proteins:
- a CDS encoding VC_2705 family sodium/solute symporter, whose product is MMLTPLDLLPDALNASFKLIPAIMVSAMLLLFLGIGYAFRVADTEDLWVAGRSIGNVENGMAIGANWMSAASYLGMAALIALSGYYGLAFVVGWSTGYFILLIFLAAQMRRFGKYTAPDFVGDRFDSDTARAIAALTTILIGFVYSVGQARGMGLVGIYVFGGDYTTMVVLMMGITVGYLALSGMLGATKNMAVQYVILIVAFLAGLYAVGWTQGYSTFLPQVEYGALLSQLNTEFTQPFTNGGFYLWVATAFSLIVGTCGLPHVLVRFYTVESERTARWSTVWGLFFICLLYLSAPAFAAFGTDLYAKKVGDVYGASGMSGAEGDVIVVLASQLANLPTWFVGLVAAGGIAAAIATTAGLFIAASSAAAHDIYTNIINSDATQRQQLLIGRATIVVLGAIVTLTALNPPALVGELVALAFSLAGLVLFPMFFLGLWWENANRPGALAGMTTGLLIWTAAVFNELILATDAGPVVPIYADIFPAVGAALAGTPIVFAVTIGVSLATDEPPERIKRIVRQCHSPEPMGQQQSAEDVVSNDGGPVSGDD
- a CDS encoding DUF4212 domain-containing protein — encoded protein: MSDNNSRKSENPSRESDDASRGDESNTAVETGGGESEPGEPRRGAKRTDGGVATGGRTADTDYLDARVNIFKPSTPFMRDHLRIVWTMFAAWAVFVFGPVTATYLATDFMTSTTVGGFPLHYLLTSMGAPLGALVLSFVYARKRDALDEKYGIDHSSGATSADAEPAAADGGTER